A single region of the Salvia miltiorrhiza cultivar Shanhuang (shh) chromosome 8, IMPLAD_Smil_shh, whole genome shotgun sequence genome encodes:
- the LOC130998316 gene encoding uncharacterized protein LOC130998316 codes for MICGENGIPTSNRAKKQVVRAVKSGYYPKQVMEITSAAEEPVISFGAEDLRTLMYPHDDALVIMADIAGCIVHCVFVDSGSAVNILYLECLQNMGVEAHIEPTNAHLFGFGGEMVMPISFVELSLSLGNAAASKTRVIRFLVVDMSKPSYNVILSRPALTAFRAIISMFYLKMKFPIGGGRVGEVWGDQKTSKACHVQMLTHSSGQKRERITEGSDTQKRGKVGEVNAPAEERQELAGLLKDRDSAEKTALVSTSDVCNMIELFPGQEGFQTKIGSSMDKQTTNELISYLRRNADVFAFSTADLKGIDRGLAEHCLNVDPKVKPVKQRTRHFGAENDAAIREQVQGLLDAGHIEEVQYPEWISNAVMVAKKMNSWRMCVDYRDLNAVCPKNHYPLPRIDQLVDSTSGCALLPMMDAYQGYHQVKMNRGDIAKMAFTVCCGVYGWRSMPFGLKNAGATYQMMMEKIFKEQLSRNISVYVDDMLVRSVRVEDHVSDLEEVFTVIRKHRLMLNPAKCTFGVTTGKFLGYKVTPAGIEVNTEKVKAIMEMTPPRGIKKVQTLNGRITALSRFISRSAERSMPFFKILRKGTKFQQTAECRTAFEDLKAYLAELPTLTKPVPGETLYLYIAVGEESVSSVLIREEGNHQRPIYFVSRIIQGPELNYTEIEKAALAVMVTARKLRPYFLSHRVVVRTALPFRQVLGRPDLSGRMVKWAVELGEYDVEYEPRTAIKAQALANFIQETTRRPMQEFWVAFVDGSVTKEGCGIGVYIISPSYGIYQFAIKFTCRMSNNEAEYEAVVRGAHILSELRAECVIIRTNSQLVAQQLSGAYHVKDQRMKAYHCKINEMKQKFMEFKIEQISREENTKADLLARMASAVEQTWSDEIILLCDTREMGTSQPLLKCLSPEEANFALKEIHAGCCGGHTGFRDLLQKIIRAGFYWPNINKDAREFVRKCEACQRHAGRINVPGETVGVMYAACPFDKWGIDIVGKLPTAPGGKCFLIVAVDYFSKWVEAEAVGKIDEVTVERFIWRNICCRFGVLRIIVSDNGTQFTGQRIADFCDRMDITQRFVSVAHPQANGQVELANRSICEGIKKWLNQSRGKWVEELDTVLWAYRTSPKTATGEVPFTLVYGSNAVIPVEARLESYRITTYDTEQNSKLGRTELDLVEAQRNEAQVRAAKYKSIIKAGYDKRVRARKLAKGDLVLKKADALKPVGKFEPNWEGPFIITEVLGGGAYTLSDPDGRALPRPWNINTLKKFYVVFQPAARGSSKGKQQREAAWESNKRRQQKEQRGDDPEAGVREILGGGVREILKAGVRESKQESEKPSKQESEKPSRQESEKSQKEGSEKRSE; via the exons ATGATATGCGGGGAAAATGGGATACCCACATCCAACAGAGCCAAGAAACAAGTTGTACGTGCAGTGAAATCCGGGTATTATCCCAAGCAAGTGATGGAGATTACGAGCGCGGCAGAAGAGCCGGTCATCAGCTTCGGGGCAGAGGACCTGCGGACGCTTATGTATCCACATGACGATGCGTTGGTGATCATGGCAGACATAGCCGGTTGCATTGTTCATTGTGTCTTCGTAGACTCGGGCAGTGCAGTAAATATCTTGTATCTGGAGTGCCTCCAGAACATGGGGGTCGAAGCCCACATTGAGCCAACAAACGCCCATTTATTCGGATTCGGgggagaaatggtcatgccaATAAGTTTCGTGGAGTTGTCGTTAAGTCTCGGCAATGCTGCAGCTAGCAAAACCAGGGTAATACGATTTCTAGTAGTGGATATGTCAAAACCATCCTACAATGTGATACTCAGCCGTCCCGCCTTGACGGCATTCAGGGCAATAATCTCCATGTTCTACCtaaaaatgaaattccccatcggAGGGGGAAGAGTGGGAGAGGTATGGGGTGACCAAAAAACATCGAAAGCATGCCATGTACAAATGCTTACACATTCCtcggggcagaaaagggaaagaataACAGAGGGATCGGATACCCAGAAAAGGGGAAAGGTGGGCGAGGTTAATGCCCCGGCAGAAGAGCGACAGGAGCTGGCGGGATTATTGAAAGATCGGGACAGTGCAGAGAAAACCGCTCTGGTTTCCACCAGTGACGTGTGCAATATGATTGAATTGTTCCCCGGGCAAGAAGGTTTTCAGACCAAGATAGGGTCTTCCATGGATAAACAAACTACAAATGAGCTAATTAGCTACCTGCGGAGAAATGCGGATGTATTTGCCTTCAGTACGGCTGATCTAAAGGGAATAGACAGAGGGTTGGCGGAACATTGCCTTAATGTGGATCCGAAGGTTAAACCAGTGAAGCAGCGAACAAGGCATTTCGGTGCCGAAAATGATGCCGCGATCAGGGAACAGGTTCAGGGGTTGTTGGATGCGGGCCATATTGAGGAAGTCCAATATCCAGAGTGGATATCAAATGCCGTGATGGTGGCAAAAAAGATGAATAGTTGGCGTATGTGTGTGGATTACAGAGACTTGAATGCTGTCTGCCCAAAaaaccactatcctctgccgaggattgatcagTTAGTAGATTCCACATCAGGCTGCGCGCTACTGCccatgatggatgcatatcAGGGATACCACCAAGTAAAAATGAACAGAGGGGACATTGCCAAAATGGCCTTCACCGTCTGCTGCGGGGTTTACGGTTGGAGGAGCATGCCGTTTGGTTTAAAAAACGCAGGGGCCACGTACCAGATGATGATGGAAAAAATCTTTAAAGAGCAACTTTCAAGGAATATATCAGTATATGTCGATGACATGTTGGTGCGCAGTGTCAGAGTAGAGGATCATGTCTCTGACCTGGAGGAGGTTTTCACGGTGATCAGAAAACACCGGCTCATGCTCAACCCAGCAAAGTGTACCTTTGGGGTCACCACGGGAAAGTTCTTGGGATACAAAGTTACTCCTGCGGGAATCGAAGTCAATACGGAGAAAGTCAAGGCCATaatggaaatgacaccgccaAGAGGGATCAAGAAGGTACAGACTTTgaacgggcgtatcactgctctgagcaggttcatCTCTCGGTCGGCAGAGCGCAGCATGCCGTTCTTCAAAATCTTAaggaagggaaccaagtttCAGCAGACAGCGGAATGTCGGACAGCGTTTGAAGATCTCAAAGCCTACCTAGCAGAGCTtccgactctgaccaagccagtcCCGGGAGAAacattatatttatacatagcAGTGGGAGAAGAATCGGttagctctgtgcttatcagagaagagggaaaTCACCAGAGGCCGATCTACTTTGTTAGCAGAATCATCCAGGGTCCCGAGTTAAACTACACTGAGATtgaaaaggctgctctggcagtcatggtcacggcACGAAAATTGAGGCCTTATTTCTTATCGCATAGGGTAGTGGTGCGAACTGCTTTACCTTTCAGGCAGGTATTGGGGCGACCAGATTTGTCGGGGAGAATGGTCAAGTGGGCCGTGGAGTTGGGGGAGTATGACGTGGAGTATGAGCCGAGAACGGCAATCAAAGCACAAGCTCTTGCGAACTTTATCCAAGAAACCACTCGCCGACCTATGCAAGAGTTTTGGGTTGCTTTTGTGGATGGGTCAGTAACAAAGGAAGGGTGCGGAATTGGGGTGTACATCATCTCACCAAGCTATGGGATATATCAATTTGCTATCAAATTCACCTGCCGGATGTCCAACAACGAAGCCGAGTacgaggccgtggtcagaggggcgcaCATCTTGTCAGAGTTGCGGGCTGAATGTGTTATCATCAGGACCAATTCCCAACTAGTGGCTCAACAGTTGTCGGGAGCCTATCATGTCAAAGACCAGCGGATGAAAGCATACCACTGCAAAATCAACGAAATGAAACAAAAGTTCATGGAGTTTAAAATCGAGCAGATTTCCCGGGAGGAAAACACAAAAGCAGACTTGTTGGCACGCATGGCCAGCGCAGTGGAACAGACATGGAGTGACGAGATCATATtgctctgtgataccagagaaatggggACTTCACAG CCTTTATTGAAATGCTTATCTCCAGAGGAGGCTAATTTTGctttaaaagaaattcatgcaggttgctgtggtggtcaCACGGGGTTCCGGGATCTTCTACAaaaaatcattcgggcagggttctattggcctaaCATCAACAAGGATGCCAGGGAATTCGTCCGCAAATGCGAGGCTTGCCAAAGACATGCTGGGAGAATCAATGTCCCGGGGGAAACCGTGGGAGTCATGTATGCTGCATGCCcatttgacaaatggggcatagATATCGTTGGGAAATTGCCCACGGCACCAGGGGGCAAATGTTTCCTCATCGTGGCGGTGGATTACTTCTCCAAATGGGTTGAAGCCGAGGCCGTGGGGAAGATCGACGAGGTGACAGTGGAGCGGTTCATTTGGCGGAACATATGCTGCAGATTTGGCGTCCTCAGGATCATTGTGTCAGACAATGGAACCCAGTTTACAGGGCAGAGAATTGCCGACTTCTGTGACCGAATGGACATCACCCAGCGTTTCGTGTCCGTGGCTCATCCTCAAGCAAATGGGCAAGTGGAGCTAGCAAACAGATCAATCTGTGAGGGAATCAAAAAGTGGctgaatcagagcagagggaaatgGGTCGAGGAATTGGACACTGTCCTTTGGGCCTAtcgaactagcccaaagacagcaACCGGCGAGGTGCCTTTCACCCTGGTATACGGATCCAATGCAGTGATACCAGTGGAGGCCAGACTGGAGTCATATCGCATCACTACCTACGATACAGAGCAAAATTCCAAACTCGGAAGAACAGAGCTCGATCTTGTAGAAGCACAGAGGAATGAAGCtcaagtcagagcagcgaaatacAAAAGCATCATCAAGGCGGGATACGACAAGAGGGTCAGAGCAAGGAAGCTAGCCAAGGGCGACCTAGTCCTCAAGAAAGCAGACGCACTAAAGCCAGTGGGCAAATTTGAACCCAATTGGGAGGGTCCCTTCATCATCACCGAGGTCCTGGGCGGCGGAGCGTAcactttgtcggatccagacggcagagctctccctaGACCGTGGAACATCAATACtttgaaaaagttctatgt agtgTTCCAGCCAGCAGCAAGGGGAAGCAGCAAAGGGAAACAGCAAAGGGAAGCAGCGTGGGAAAGCAACAAAAGAAGGCAACAAAAGGAGCAGCGAGGGGATGACCCAGAAGcgggagtcagagaaatcctcggAGGAGGAGTCAGGGAAATCCTCAAAGCAGGAGTCAGAGAATCAAAGCAAGAGTCAGAGAAACCCTCAAAGCAGGAGTCAGAGAAACCCTCAAggcaggagtcagagaaatcccagaAGGAAGGATCAGAGAAACGCTCAGAGTAG
- the LOC130997626 gene encoding probable LRR receptor-like serine/threonine-protein kinase At1g67720 encodes MGSMKVLFALSLYALILMDSSTAQMPGFVSLDCGGSNNFTDKIGLEWSPDNNMLTGDIANIFVANETRKQYKTLRYFPADDNKYCYTFNVISRTRYLIRATFLYGNFDDNNVYPKFDISFGPTHWGTIVISDANTIELQELIFLATDPTISVCLSNATTGQPFISTLELRQFNGSIYFNQYESQFFLSMSARINFGAESDEPVRYPDDPFDRIWQSDSVRKANYLVDVAPGTEKISTKMPIDVSRDEWPPQKVMQTAVVGRNGSLTYRLNLDGFPAPGWAFCYFAEIEELGPSDARKFRFILPGAPDLSKAIVNIQENAQGQYRLYEPGYYNISLPFVLSFRFGRTSDSTMGPLLNAMEVNKYLKKSDGSADGPVLAAIAMSYSSSKWANEGGDPCLPAPWSWVQCSSDPRPMITSIKLSGKNLSGTIPVEFTKLGGLVQLWLDNNSLSGPIPDFSGCPNLKIIHLEDNQLNGELPPSLADLSNLRELYVQDNLLTGKIPSGLLNKDLTLNYTGNADLHKEKGGSRKKIIIGTSIGAAVLLIATITSCFLLPKGKKKPPRKGESHHSLPPQKLASSLGDTAEAAHYFTLSEIKDATNNFERKIGSGGFGVVYYGRLPDGKEIAVKLLTNDSFQGKREFSNEVSLLSRIHHRNLVQFLGYCQEEGKSILMYEFMHNGTLKEHLYGPLTHGRGINWIKRLEIAEDAAKGIEYLHTGCVPTIIHRDLKTSNILLDKNMRAKVSDFGLSKLAVDGASHVSSIVRGTVGYLDPEYYISQQLTDKSDVYSFGVILLELISGQEAISNENFGHNCRNIVQWAKMHIESGDLQGIIDPALHEYDIQSMWKIAEKALMCVQPHGSMRPWMSEVIKEIQDALAIEKGAEAVREGSSDEISRRSAHSSLNLGSLDIGASDHHYLSIDESIARPTAR; translated from the exons ATGGGGTCTATGAAAGTTCTCTTTGCTCTCTCTCTGTATGCTCTTATTCTCATGGATTCTTCCACAGCCCAGATGCCAG GTTTTGTAAGTCTGGATTGTGGTGGTTCCAATAATTTTACAGATAAGATTGGTCTTGAATGGAGTCCAGATAACAACATGTTAACTGGAGATATAGCCAACATATTCGTAGCCAATGAGACCAGAAAACAGTATAAGACACTAAGATACTTCCCAGCAGATGATAACAAGTATTGCTACACCTTCAATGTCATCAGTAGGACCAGATATCTCATAAGAGCGACCTTCTTGTATGGAAACTTTGATGACAATAATGTGTATCCCAAGTTTGACATTTCATTTGGGCCTACACATTGGGGTACTATAGTAATTTCAGATGCTAATACAATAGAGCTTCAGGAGTTAATATTTCTAGCTACAGATCCTACCATTAGCGTTTGTTTGTCCAATGCAACAACCGGCCAACCGTTTATATCCACCCTTGAGCTCCGACAGTTTAATGGTTCCATCTATTTCAATCAGTATGAGAGCCAATTTTTCCTCAGTATGTCAGCAAGAATAAATTTTGGTGCAGAGAGCGATGAACCAGTCAG GTATCCAGATGACCCATTTGATCGAATATGGCAGTCTGACTCAGTGAGAAAAGCCAATTACCTTGTTGATGTTGCCCCTGGAACTGAAAAAATATCAACAAAGATGCCAATTGATGTCAGCAGGGATGAATGGCCACCCCAGAAGGTAATGCAGACAGCTGTAGTTGGCAGAAATGGATCATTGACATACCGGTTGAATCTCGATGGTTTTCCTGCTCCTGGTTGGGCATTTTGTTACTTTGCCGAAATTGAAGAATTGGGTCCAAGTGATGCTAGAAAGTTTAGGTTTATACTCCCTGGCGCTCCTGATCTTAGCAAGGCTATTGTTAATATCCAAGAAAACGCCCAAGGACAGTATCGATTGTATGAGCCAGGATACTACAACATTTCTCTACCATTTGTTTTATCTTTCAGATTTGGGAGGACTTCTGATTCTACAATGGGTCCTCTGCTGAACGCCATGGAGGtcaataaatatttgaaaaagaGTGATGGCTCTGCTGATG GACCAGTTTTGGCTGCAATAGCCATGTCTTATTCATCATCTAAGTGGGCAAATGAAGGTGGTGACCCTTGCCTCCCTGCTCCATGGTCATGGGTCCAGTGTAGTTCAGATCCTCGGCCAATGATAACATCAAT TAAACTGTCAGGGAAGAATTTGTCTGGAACCATTCCAGTAGAGTTCACAAAGTTGGGCGGCTTAGTTCAGTT ATGGCTTGATAATAACTCACTGAGTGGGCCAATTCCAGATTTTTCTGGATGCCCCAACTTAAAGATAAT ACATCTTGAGGATAACCAATTGAATGGTGAACTACCTCCTTCCTTGGCAGATTTGTCAAATTTGAGAGAATT GTATGTTCAGGACAATTTGTTAACTGGAAAAATTCCATCTGGTCTTCTTAATAAAGATCTGACTTTGAA CTACACTGGGAATGCAGACCTTCACAAGGAGAAGGGAGGGAGCCGTAAGAAAATTATTATCGGGACGTCAATCGGAGCTGCTGTTCTGCTTATTGCTACCATTACCTCCTGTTTCTTATTGCCCAAAGGAAAGAAGAAACCTCCTCGTAAAG gAGAATCACACCATAGTTTACCTCCTCAAAAGCTCGCTTCTTCCCTTGGTGATACTGCCGAAGCTGCTCATTACTTCACATTATCTGAGATCAAGGATGCAACAAATAATTTTGAGAGAAAAATTGGGTCTGGAGGCTTCGGGGTTGTATATTATGGGAGACTGCCAGATGGAAAAGAAATTGCAGTCAAGCTTTTGACTAATGATTCCTTCCAGGGAAAGCGAGAGTTTTCCAATGAA GTTTCTCTTCTTTCAAGAATACATCATAGGAATCTTGTCCAGTTTCTTGGATATTGCCAAGAAGAGGGAAAAAGTATTCTTATGTACGAGTTCATGCACAATGGGACTCTTAAGGAACAtctttatg GGCCCTTAACACATGGAAGAGGAATTAATTGGATTAAACGCCTTGAGATTGCTGAGGATGCTGCCAAAG GGATCGAGTACCTCCACACTGGTTGTGTTCCTACAATCATTCATCGAGACTTGAAGACCAGCAATATTCTTCTTGACAAGAACATGAGAGCTAAGGTTTCCGATTTTGGCCTTTCAAAACTAGCAGTTGATGGAGCTTCACATGTGTCGAGCATAGTTCGAGGAACTGTTGGTTATCTTGATCCTGA ATATTACATCTCCCAGCAGCTGACGGACAAGAGCGACGTCTACAGTTTCGGGGTCATTCTCCTCGAGCTAATATCCGGTCAAGAAGCAATCTCTAACGAGAATTTCGGACATAACTGCCGAAATATAGTCCAATGG GCAAAGATGCACATTGAGAGTGGAGACTTGCAAGGGATCATCGACCCTGCATTGCACGAATACGACATACAGTCGATGTGGAAGATAGCGGAGAAGGCGCTGATGTGCGTGCAGCCGCACGGGAGCATGAGGCCGTGGATGTCTGAAGTTATAAAGGAGATCCAAGATGCACTGGCCATTGAAAAGGGCGCAGAGGCAGTGAGGGAAGGCAGCTCCGACGAGATATCAAGGCGTTCGGCTCACTCGTCCCTCAACTTGGGCTCGTTGGACATCGGCGCCAGCGACCACCACTACTTGTCCATCGATGAATCCATTGCACGCCCAACTGCTCGGTAG